Proteins from a single region of Rana temporaria chromosome 5, aRanTem1.1, whole genome shotgun sequence:
- the LOC120940499 gene encoding zinc finger BED domain-containing protein 4-like has product MSLTCHFIDSNWERKQVILNVKAMSGSYTGDYIRDMFRCMLNDWDINQDRVVLVLRDSGANMIKGLRLADIPNLSCSAHTLQLVVKEGISSQRVVGDIIAKLKTCATHFSHSVLAKQRLGAIQKDLGLPQHSIIQDVPTRWNSTLHMLQRMLEQECALNFYVAEHGKFTTPPAEQWDIISNLIDTLGPIEEATLDICKAEASISCIMPCIAVLKMVLQAEGHTTRG; this is encoded by the coding sequence ATGAGCCTAACATGTCATTTTATAGACAGTAACTGGGAAAGGAAACAAGTCATTCTAAATGTCAAGGCTATGTCTGGCTCCTATACTGGGGACTATATCAGGGATATGTTTCGTTGCATGCTCAATGATTGGGACATCAACCAAGACAGAGTGGTGCTTGTGCTGCGAGACAGTGGTGCCAACATGATTAAAGGCCTCAGACTGGCAGATATACCAAACTTAagctgcagtgcacacacattACAGCTTGTGGTGAAAGAGGGTATCAGCAGTCAGCGAGTAGTAGGGGACATCATTGCCAAATTAAAGACTTGTGCTACACACTTTAGCCACTCTGTGCTTGCAAAGCAGCGTCTTGGAGCCATCCAAAAAGATCTTggcctcccccagcacagcatcaTTCAGGATGTTCCCACCCGCTGGAACTCCACATTGCATATGTTGCAGAGGATGCTGGAGCAGGAGTGTGCCCTGAATTTCTATGTAGCAGAACATGGCAAGTTTACCACACCTCCAGCAGAACAATGGGATATCATCTCAAATTTGATAGATACACTGGGTCCTATTGAGGAAGCGACTTTGGATATCTGCAAGGCAGAGGCCTCCATCTCCTGCATTATGCCATGCATAGCTGTACTGAAGATGGTGCTTCAGGCAGAGGGTCACACCACAAGGGGATAA